The Scatophagus argus isolate fScaArg1 chromosome 4, fScaArg1.pri, whole genome shotgun sequence DNA window TAATTGATGTGCTGTAAACTTAATGAGTAATTTATGTAATTAGTCAATTAAGGATAATTCCAGCATATGTTCCGTATGCCCAGAAGGTGTGCTTTACAACTACTTATTTGTCCAGGAGTTGGGTGCAGACGAAGACTGCCGTAGACTACCTAATTAATTTTGTTATGCAGATCAGCCACGGTGTCTATTTAACGGCCCCctttgtgaaaacagatttaatatTGATCTTTCCCGGGCGTTTAAAGAGGATGCTCTTACCCGTGTTGGCCTCTGAGGGCCTCAGAGCTTCAAAACTCATTTTTCAGGCACCGGGAAAACAATTatgcagggaaaacaaaaacacaagaacaacaacGACTATCTTTATTTAGCCACGGAGAATATATGTAACTGTTCGTTCCTCTTCAAGCGAAGTGGCACTAAAATGTGATTTCCTTGCAATTACACGATGTCTTTAAAATATGCTCTCCGTCGAAGGTGCTGACCTTTTAAGTGGGCTTGAAGGACTGAGACATAACGGCAGAGATACGGCTAATTAATTGACACAGTTTTGAATATTCATACCTAATACAGCGAGCTTGCCCTTAATTACATTGTTGGACTTCTTTCCTAGGAGGCTAAATCACGGAAGGCTTAATTATTGTAATGTATTCGGGGGCCCACCGGGGCACCGTGGAAGACAGGAGCCGTCAAGGACCCAGTCATGACACCTGgctacagaaagaaaaaaataaacggGAAGGGGAGCAGCTTTTGTTGTTTCCCGCTGAACAGAATTCAGAGCAGGGGATGAAGTTTGTTTACATCCTTGTAGGATTCACCGGAGAGTGtttgaacagacagacagccgcCGGATTCCCCTCTCAGCAATTAATCAACAACAGCGcccctctctatctctttctgagtgtgtgtgtgtgtgtgcgcgcgctttTGTAATTGAGAGCAGAAGAGTAGCACACTGATGATTGTGCGCAAAGGAAGACATGATTTATTGTTTGCAAAGTCTTAAAGTGCAGACGAGCAAATTTAGCAAAGAGGTTGTATTCACGTATTCTCTTCTTTACTATTCATTTCCTCAAGTAAAATCTGCTAAGATGGCAGttcaaagtcacattttctgccACGGTTATTTCAGTCATGTTATCTGAGCACAAGGCATCACTGAACAACATCGTCTTGGTTTCAAAAATAGACAACATGTTTTCAGGAATCTTCATGACTTTATGACTTTTATGACTTACGTGCAAAGCAAATGCGCTCTCCAGCACTATAACATTACAGCATGTGAGGAACTGAATGCTGACcagagaggtcaaaggtcaagggCAGCTTCGGAAGCGCAGTCCAGGAACTAGTTGGAATTTAGCAACTTTCTGAAAGACACTCCGAGTGAACAGTCCGTTTAAACAATATGTAGCGGTTAACATCAACCACTCTGTCCCCGTGCACTTTATGTAAGACTCTTTGATTGGCAAACCGGAGATTAGAAGCGAACGCGTGTGTTAAACGCACCACCCACCACCCATTTTTATTCGTTTCTTTACCCCATCGCCCAGTCTGTCTcgtattctctctctctgtccctctctctctctcacacacacacacgcgcgcgcacacacacgcaggcagccctctgctctcttccctGTCGTGTCCCCTAAGTGTCTGGATAATAGATAATAGAGACAGCGACCTGCGGGGGTCTTACAAAAACGGCGCTCGGCGAGTGGGAGCATCGtacaagaggagaggagcacacaccacacacagacagcgaAGCAAACTGGCCCCTCACATCCTTAAACCGCCGCGGAAACAAGGGGAGACTGAAAGGACCGCTCAACTTTTACGCGCAGAGACTGGCTTTTACGCACAACTCCAAGAGCGTCATTTGACAGTTGAAAGTCTTCATAGGAAACTTTCTTGGGATGCAGGAGCCTCTCAAGGATCTTACCTGACTGCAGCGGGCCTTTAGGCTACACTGTTTTAAGCGATATAACGAAAATTTACCAGCTTCTAATCAGATGGCTCAGATCTTTGGAACAGATCTGTCGAATGGAGACTGACATGCAGACCGTCAATTTAGCTCCTTAGATACAaagcttttaaaacataacTGTAAAGGCTGTGTCATTTAACAATCCAAACTTCAAGAAAACAGTAACCAGTCATGCCTCGTCCTGGGAAGAACTCTTACAGCGACCAGAAGCCCCCATACTCCTACATATCATTGACAGCGATGGCTATCCAGAACTCAGCCGAGAAGATGCTGCCTCTGAGTGACATTTATAAGTTCATTATGGACCGGTTTCCGTATTATCGAGAGAATACCCAGCGGTGGCAAAATTCCCTGAGGCACAACCTCTCCTTCAACGACTGCTTCATCAAAATCCCCCGGCGGCCTGATCAGCCAGGGAAAGGCAGCTTCTGGGCTCTGCACCCGGACTGCGGTGACATGTTTGAGAATGGCAGCTTCCTCAGGAGACGTAAGCGCTTCAAGGTGCTGCGCGCAGAGCATATGGCCTGCAAGAGCTCCCCGATGATGCATTACtttcaccatcaccaccaccatccgGGCAGCAAGCTGGGTACCGCATCTGGCCACCACGACCACTCAGCAGGCCCGGCAAGCACCGTGGGTCGGCTCCCTCACTTTCAGGGTTACGGGGGCATTACTTGCGCACAGCCCGGCGGGTTTAAGCACCCATTCGCCATAGAGAACATTATAGGACGGGACTATAAGGGTGTGATGGCCAGCGGGCTCCCCCTCACCTCGGTCATGCACCACCTGGGTTACCCAGTGCCCCCTCAGCTCAGCAGCGTGGTCAATTCCATGTGGCCGCACGTCGGGATGCTGTCGGAGTCCATGAGTGGCGTGCCCGTGCCCGCTTCGTCCGAGTACGCGCCCTTCAGCATGTCAGCAAAGGGCCTGTACCACAACCCCAACGGGCAAACCTTGCCCGCCGTCCCCGTTCCAATAAAACCCACCCCATCGCTGGGTGCCGTGCCCGGTTTGACGGGGCTGCAGTCCGGCCCGTCCCAGCTTTGCTCACCGACTTCAGTGATGGAGAAAAGTGATCTACTGGAGGGGAAAGGCAACCCTCTACACCCGGCCCTCCTGCTGTCCTAACCGGGTAAATTGCGGGTCATTTTTGAAAAGTAGCATTGAAGAAGAACTTTGTTACTGCATAAATTATGTCAGAATGGCCTATCAGCAACATCATAGTTTGAGTTAAGTGCAGCTGTAGGAGAGTTGTACAAAGTAAGGTTAACATTGTGATGTGTAATGAATTTTTTCATCAGACCCATGTTGATTgaagtcataatttatttgcacAATTTGTGAGGGCATTTGCCACACACTGTAATGTGGCACTGATAAATACAATCAGACAAGAGGATACGCTGAACCCAAAGAAAGCTTTGATTTAGGAGACAAACAA harbors:
- the foxb2 gene encoding forkhead box protein B2, yielding MPRPGKNSYSDQKPPYSYISLTAMAIQNSAEKMLPLSDIYKFIMDRFPYYRENTQRWQNSLRHNLSFNDCFIKIPRRPDQPGKGSFWALHPDCGDMFENGSFLRRRKRFKVLRAEHMACKSSPMMHYFHHHHHHPGSKLGTASGHHDHSAGPASTVGRLPHFQGYGGITCAQPGGFKHPFAIENIIGRDYKGVMASGLPLTSVMHHLGYPVPPQLSSVVNSMWPHVGMLSESMSGVPVPASSEYAPFSMSAKGLYHNPNGQTLPAVPVPIKPTPSLGAVPGLTGLQSGPSQLCSPTSVMEKSDLLEGKGNPLHPALLLS